From a region of the Podospora pseudopauciseta strain CBS 411.78 chromosome 7 map unlocalized CBS411.78m_7, whole genome shotgun sequence genome:
- the ADO1 gene encoding adenosine kinase (BUSCO:EOG09263HYJ; EggNog:ENOG503NUDP; COG:G) — MAATKDYRLLCLENPLLDIQAFGDEALLEKYGLKPNDAILAEEKHLPIYEDLLNNYDAKLIAGGAAQNTARGAQYILAPNSVVYLGGAGDDKYAAILRDAVKQVGLRVEYRVDPKIPTGRCGVVITGHNRSMVTELGAANHYDLEHLKRPDIWALVENAEAYYVGGYHFTVCPPAIQELAKQAAEKNKPFILSLSAPFICQFFKEPLDASAPYWDYVIGNEGEAAAYSESHGLGLTDVKEIAKALANLPKINTQRKRVAIITQGTEPTVVAIQGEDEVKEYPVHELAKELINDTNGAGDAFAGGFCAGIVDGHPLEEAVNMGQWLARLSIQELGPSYPFPKQTYSRQ; from the exons ATGGCCGCCACCAAGGACTACAGACTGCTCTGCTTGGAGAACCCTCTCCTTG ATATCCAAGCCTTTGGCGACGAGGCCCTCCTCGAAAAATACGGCCTCAAGCCCAACgacgccatcctcgccgagGAGAAGCACCTCCCCATCTACGAggacctcctcaacaactacGACGCCAAGCTCATCGCCGGCGGCGCCGCTCAAAACACCGCCCGCGGAGCCCAGTACATCCTCGCGCCCAACTCTGTCGTCTACCtcggcggcgccggcgacGACAAGTACGCCGCCATCCTCCGCGATGCCGTCAAGCAGGTCGGCCTCCGGGTTGAGTACCGCGTAGACCCCAAGATCCCCACCGGCCGCTGCGGCGTCGTCATCACGGGCCACAACCGCTCCATGGTCACCGAGCTCGGCGCCGCCAACCACTACGACCTCGAGCACCTCAAGCGTCCAGACATCTGGGCTCTCGTCGAGAACGCAGAGGCTTACTACGTCGGCGGATACCACTTCACCGTCTGCCCCCCCGCGATCCAGGAGCTGGCCAAGCAGGCGGCCGAGAAGAACAAGCCGTTCATCTTGAGCTTGTCCGCCCCGTTCATCTGCCAGTTCTTCAAGGAGCCGCTTGATGCCTCAGCGCCGTATTGGGATTATGTCATTGGTAATGAGGGCGAGGCGGCTGCGTACTCTGAGAGCCATGGGCTTGGTTTGACGGATGTCAAGGAGATCGCCAAGGCGCTCGCCAACCTGCCCAAGATCAACACCCAGCGGAAGCGTGTGGCTATCATCACTCAAGGTACCGAGCCTACCGTTGTTGCCATTcagggtgaggatgaggtcaAGGAGTACCCTGTTCACGAGCTCGCCAAGGAGCTCATCAACGACACCAACGGTGCTGGTGATGCTTTTGCTGGCGGTTTCTGCGCTGGCATTGTTGATGGTCACCCCCTTGAGGAGGCTGTCAACATGGGCCAGTGGTTGGCTCGTCTGAGCATTCAGGAGTTGGGTCCTTC ttaccccttccccaagcAGACCTACTCCCGCCAGTAG
- the RPL2 gene encoding 60S ribosomal protein L2 (EggNog:ENOG503NU8K; COG:J), whose product MGRVIRNQRKGRGSIFTANTRLNKAPAKFRSLDFAERHGYVRGIVKEIIHDPGRGAPLARVQFNSPYKFKKVTETFIANEGMYTGQFIYAGKNAALTIGNVLPLASVPEGTVVSNVEEKVGDRGALGRTSGNYITVVGHNPDEGKTRIKLPSGAKKVVSSSARGMIGIVAGGGRTDKPLLKASRAKHKFAVKRNRWPKTRGVAMNPVDHPHGGGNHQHIGKASTISRYAAQGQKAGLIAARRTGLLRGTQKTKE is encoded by the exons ATGGGACGCGTC ATCCGCAACCAGCGTAAGGGTCGCGGCAGTATCTTCACTGCCAACACCCGCCTGAACAAGGCCCCCGCCAAGTTCAGATCTCTCGATTTCGCCGAGCGTCATGGCTACGTTCGCGGTATCGTGAAGGAGATCATCCACGACCCCGGCCGTGGTGCTCCCCTCGCCCGCGTTCAGTTCAACTCGCCCTACAAGTTCAAGAAGGTCACCGAGACCTTCATTGCCAACGAAGGCATGTACACCGGCCAGTTCATCTACGCCGGCAAGAACGCCGCTCTTACCATCGGCAACGTCCTCCCCCTCGCTTCCGTCCCCGAGGGTACCGTCGTCTCCAAcgtcgaggagaaggtcgGTGACCGTGGTGCGCTCGGCCGCACCTCCGGCAACTACATCACCGTTGTCGGCCACAACCCCGATGAGGGCAAGACCCGCATCAAGCTCCCCTCCGGCGCCAAGAAGGTCGTCAGCTCCAGCGCTCGCGGCATGATCGGTATTGTtgccggtggtggcagaACCGACAAGCCCCTTCTCAAGGCTTCTCGTGCCAAGCACAAGTTCGCTGTCAAGCGCAACAGATGGCCCAAGACTCGTGGTGTTGCCATGAACCCCGTCGACCATCCTCACGGTGGT GGTAACCACCAGCATATCGGTAAGGCGTCTACCATTTCCAGATACGCCGCCCAGGGTCAAAAGGCGGGTCTCATTGCTGCCCGCAGAACGGGTCTGCTGCGTGGTACCCAGAAGACGAAGGAGTAA
- a CDS encoding uncharacterized protein (EggNog:ENOG503NXM8; COG:S): MADDDSSDLSSISSLSAPPSDDESGLELTKEKGILKFFHKIDRNPALEPKEKTPPRPKREPSPPHEYVLADNPDIAFIVMFRARFSEAFPKSMANFGPQELERDVVDSVPGERVEHFLCAILGLLLNRKQDVKPGHYNRALEEAVQSHKGQWARDWESRNPLSGGATFASMTPVQRLTLLRTLIQWSLASSDAIKSMINQQYKNRHEDDRNIPLSVQVWGGDGDKRRYFLIEGNDDTSFRVYRESNPAGVHRTWWSVAGSIEELQALANKLETQDGGPKARQFAKNILNAIPRFEATEEKRRRREYRQMQKERFRRPEPGFSLYEGRTRGKRMKYTYSDDEAEFLTDSTNRRSTRNTRNHTPAEPSGPVTTASGRQIRAPTRLNAEKSSEAPSAATSVQGDDTENKENELGPRGRPRRSAAVNHGTNGWAASKKRKSEEFESDASDGSEPDFGDDEEEEADIPDESEDEEEFEEDSPMDEDLEDQAEPGSKIFKFPIRVAFDENNKVWQIPGPAVVVSPKNARAAARRNVVVSESSESTGAEDEPEEPEPPAAEEIIAVPAKRASTPQTQTETNVDKSGEKEVKTTDEVTAPPTPSSGPATALAFRGSPEKPAQPPMAAAQAVPAVGDIE; this comes from the exons ATGGCCGACGACGATTCTTCAGATCTCTCGTCTATTTCATCGCTATCGGCGCCTCCTAGTGACGATGAGTCTGGTCTCGAATTGACCAAGGAAAAGGGCATTCTGAAGTTCTTCCACAAGATCGACCGCAACCCTGCCTTGGAGCCCAAGGAGAAGACACCGCCCCGACCCAAAAGAGAACCATCGCCACCACACGAATATGTGCTAGCTGACAACCCCGACATCGCT TTTATCGTAATGTTCCGCGCCCGATTCAGCGAGGCTTTCCCCAAAAGTATGGCGAACTTTGGACCGCAAGAGCTGGAGCGCGATGTCGTCGATTCTGTTCCTGGCGAGCGCGTCGAGCACTTTTTGTGCGCCATCTTGGGGCTTTTGCTGAACAGGAAGCAGGATGTCAA GCCTGGCCACTACAATCGcgcgttggaggaggctgttCAGTCGCACAAGGGACAGTGGGCGAGGGATTGGGAGAGCCGAAACCCGCTTTCTGGGGGTGCCACGTTTGCGTCCATGACGCCAGTCCAACGG CTCACCTTGTTGCGCACGCTTATTCAATGGTCGCTCGCCTCCTCCGATGCGATCAAGTCAATGATCAACCAGCAATACAAGAACCGACACGAAGATGATCGCAACATTCCTCTCAGCGTTCAGGTGTGGGGCGGAGACGGTGACAAGCGCCGGTACTTCTTAATTGAGGGCAACGACGACACTTCCTTCCGTGTGTACAGGGAGAGCAATCCAGCCGGTGTTCACCGGACCTGGTGGAGCGTTGCTGGCAGCATTGAGGAGCTTCAGGCTCTAGCCAACAAGTTGGAGACTCAGGATGGAGGGCCCAAGGCTAGGCAGTTCGCAAAGAACATTCTCAATGCGATTCCTAGATTTGAGGCtaccgaggagaagaggagacgCAGAGAGTATCGCCAGATGCAGAAGGAACGGTTCAGGCGGCCAGAGCCTGGTTTCTCTCTCTATGAGGGCCGCACCAGAGGCAAGAGGATGAAGTACACATATTCCGACGACGAGGCCGAGTTTCTTACCGATTCCACCAACCGCCGATCTACTCGCAACACACGAAACCACACACCGGCCGAGCCAAGTGGTCCAGTCACTACTGCGAGCGGGCGCCAGATTAGAGCCCCTACGAGACTCAACGCAGAGAAATCCAGCGAAGCTCCGAGCGCGGCTACTAGTGTTCAGGGCGATGACACAGAGAACAAGGAGAATGAGCTTGGGCCAAGGGGACGCCCTAGACGCTCTGCTGCTGTCAATCACGGTACAAACGGCTGGGCCGCCagcaaaaagagaaagagcgAGGAGTTCGAGTCGGATGCGTCAGACGGAAGCGAGCCTGATTTTGGggatgacgaagaggaggaggccgacaTCCCAGACGAGTctgaagacgaggaggaattCGAGGAGGATTCGCCCATGGAcgaggatttggaggatCAGGCCGAACCCGGCAGCAAAATCTTCAAATTCCCGATCCGAGTTGCGTTTGATGAGAACAACAAGGTGTGGCAAATTCCTGGCCCGGCCGTGGTTGTTTCACCAAAGAACGCCAGGGCTGCAGCTCGCAGGAATGTGGTTGTGAGTGAGAGCTCCGAGTCGACTGGCGCAGAGGATGAGCCAGAGGAGCCAGAGCCACCGGCCGCTGAGGAGATTATCGCCGTCCCAGCCAAACGCGCCTCGACACCTCAGACCCAAACGGAGACTAATGTTGACAAATCTGGCGAGAAGGAGGTTAAGACTACAGATGAGGTTACGGCTCCTCCCACGCCCTCGAGCGGGCCAGCCACGGCTTTGGCTTTCCGGGGCAGTCCAGAGAAGCCAGCGCAGCCGCCAATGGCTGCGGCGCAGGCTGTACCAGCCGTGGGCGACATCGAGTAA
- a CDS encoding uncharacterized protein (EggNog:ENOG503P43T; COG:S), with protein MNPHYHKQAPFFPHTRPLLSTMADSLPLQVAETLQTSHINPSPSAAHDTNPSTAASKKTPVHISSTSDPETDLSDLSDDDEDYPHSSSRKIKPVSRHHLPPLPDLRFEQSYLASIKNADTWWKIALITARDQMIMPLVQGVAYNLAICGWQHWNRNAQLSGQSLGARVRRWWWGVNNWPIPGERGYKRR; from the exons ATGAACCCCCACTATCACAAACAAGctcccttcttccctcaCACACGTCCATTGTTGTCCACCATGGCagactccctcccccttcagGTAGCCGAAACCCTCCAAACCTCgcacatcaacccctccccttccgcCGCCCACgacaccaacccatccaccgccgcctccaaAAAGACTCCCGTCCACATCTCCTCAACATCAGACCCCGAAACCGACCTATCCGACCTCtccgacgacgatgaagactACCCCCATTCCTCTTCCCGCAAAATAAAACCCGTCTcccgccatcacctccccccgctCCCCGACCTCAGGTTTGAACAGTCCTACCTCGCCAGCATCAAAAACGCGGATACCTGGTGGAAGATCGCTCTAATCACGGCGAGGGATCAG ATGATCATGCCTCTCGTTCAAGGCGTTGCTTACAACCTCGCGATTTGCGGTTGGCAGCATTGGAACAGAAATGCCCAGCTCAGCGGGCAGAGCCTGGGTGCGCGGgtgaggcggtggtggtggggtgtgAATAACTGGCCGATTCccggggagagggggtaTAAGAGGAGGTAG
- the ERF1 gene encoding translation termination factor eRF1 (BUSCO:EOG09262CDO; COG:J; EggNog:ENOG503NU1U), whose translation MSDPNANEAEKNIEIWKVKKLIKRLEAARGNGTSMISLIIPPKDQISRAAKMLAEEYGTASNIKSRVNRQSVLSAITSTQQRLKLYNKVPPNGLVVYCGEILTSEGKERKVNIDFEPFKPINTSLYLCDNKFHTEALAELLESDQKFGFIVMDGNGALFGTLSGNTRDIVHKFSVDLPKKHGRGGQSALRFARLREEKRHNYVRKVAELAVQNFITNDKVNVMGIVLAGSADFKNDLNASDMFDQRLATKVIKVVDVSYGGENGFNQAIELASETLGNVKFIQEKKLIGKYFEEISQDTGRICYGVEDTLKALELGAVETLIVFENLEVTRWVLKDSNGAEIIIHSTKQQDAANRDRFMDKETGQEMEVVSQESFLEWIAEHYKDFGTTLEFVSDRSTEGNQFVKGFGGIGGILRYKVNFEQLNEVDDDDEYYDD comes from the exons ATGAGCGACCCCAACGCCAacgaggcggagaagaac ATTGAGATAtggaaggtgaagaagttgATTAAGCGCCTGGAGGCCGCTCGCGGCAATGGCACCAGCATGATCTCCCTCATTATTC CTCCCAAGGATCAGATTTCCCGTGCGGCCAAGATGTTGGCTGAAGAATAC GGTACCGCCTCCAACATCAAGTCCCGTGTCAATCGTCAGTCTGTCTTGTCGGCCATTACCTCGACCCAGCAGCGTCTCAAGCTGTACAACAAGGTCCCTCCCAATGGCCTCGTCGTCTACTGCGGTGAAATCTTGACCTCGGAAGGCAAGGAACGTAAGGTCAATATCGATTTCGAGCCCTTCAAGCCCATCAACACTTCGCTCTACCTCTGTGACAACAAGTTCCATACCGAGGCGCTTGCTGAGCTTCTCGAGTCTGATCAGAAGTTCGGTTTCATTGTCATGGACGGTAACGGAGCTCTGTTCGGCACCCTGAGTGGAAACACCCGTGACATTGTTCACAAGTTCTCGGTTGATCTTCCCAAGAAGCACGGTCGTGGTGGTCAATCCGCTCTGCGTTTCGCCCGTCTCAGAGAGGAAAAGCGTCACAATTACGTGCGCAAGGTTGCCGAGTTGGCCGTCCAGaacttcatcaccaacgacaagGTCAACGTTATGGGTATCGTGCTTGCTGGTTCTGCCGATTTCAAGAACGATCTCAACGCCTCCGACATGTTCGATCAGCGTCTTGCCACCAAGGTCAtcaaggttgttgatgtgtcTTATGGTGGTGAGAACGGGTTCAACCAGGCCATCGAGTTGGCTTCTGAGACCCTCGGCAACGTCAAGTTCAttcaggagaagaagctcatcGGCAAGTACTTTGAGGAAATCAGCCAGGATACCGGCCGTATCTGCTACGGTGTTGAGGATACCCTCAAGGCTTTGGAGCTCGGTGCTGTCGAGACTTTGATTGTCTTTGAGAACCTCGAGGTCACACGCTGGGTCCTCAAGGACAGCAATGGTGCCGAGATTATCATTCATTCTACTAAGCAGCAGGATGCGGCTAACCGGGACCGGTTCATGGACAAGGAGACTGGCCAGGAGATGGAAGTTGTCTCCCAGGAGTCTTTCCTCGAGTGGATCGCCGAGCACTACAAGGATTTTGGTACCACTCTCGAGTTTGTTTCGGACAGGTCGACTGAGGGCAACCAGTTCGTCAAGGGCTTTGGCGGTATCGGTGGTATCCTCCGGTACAAGGTCAACTTTGAGCAGTTGAACGAAgtggatgacgatgatgagtaCTACGACGATTGA
- a CDS encoding uncharacterized protein (EggNog:ENOG504HA96; COG:E), protein MAQKTKVAFLGPVASYSHQATKLAFPDENTHELIPVKTIREVFDTVQARGTEYGVVPFENSTHGPVSMTLEALADRGDELRDVVVCGEVYLGVHHFLLGKKGGRLEDVRRVYSHPQAFGQTGRWMRRFLPGVEMVEVSSTSKAAEIVATGGDEGWAAVAGEMAGREYGLGVLGERIEDRGDNETRFFVVGRKQEKGEGRGKGKNLVSFCVGSHDEPGALAEVLGCFRERGLNLTSINSVPGLREGMRPFEYLFFVEFEGTGQVDEGVRVKGVLEDLESKTKGWRYLGGWESARR, encoded by the exons ATGGCGCAAAAGACAAAAGTTGCCTTTTTGGGGCCGGTAGCTTCGTATTCTCACCAG GCAACAAAATTGGCCTTTCCGGATGAAAACACGCATGAGCTCATACCCGTGAAGACGATCCGCG AAGTCTTCGACACGGTCCAAGCCAGGGGTACAGAATACGGCGTCGTCCCGTTCGAGAACTCCACCCACGGCCCGGTGTCAATGACGCTGGAAGCGCTGGCTGATCGGGGGGATGAACTGCgggatgtggttgtttgcGGGGAGGTGTACCTGGGGGTTCACCACTTTTTGCTtgggaagaaaggggggaggttggaggatgtGAGGAGGGTGTATAGTCATCCGCAGGCGTTTGGGCAgacggggaggtggatgaggaggtttttGCCTGGggttgagatggtggaggttaGTAGTACGTCAAAGGCGGCGGAAATCGTGGCGAcggggggggatgagggatgGGCGGCTGTGGCGGGGGAGATGGCGGGACGGGAGTATGGGCTTGGGGTgctgggggagaggattgAGGATAGGGGGGATAACGAGACTCGGTTTTTTGTTGTGGGGaggaaacaagaaaagggggaggggagggggaaggggaagaatcTGGTCAGTTTTTGTGTGGGATCTCATGATGAGCCGGGGGCGTTGGcggaggtgttggggtgttttagggagagggggttgaacCTGACGAGCATTAATAGTGTTcctgggttgagggaggggatgaggcCGTTTGAGTATTTGTTTTTtgtggagtttgaggggacGGGGcaggtggatgagggggtgagggtgaagggggttTTAGAGGATTTGGAGAGCAAGACGAAGGGGTGGAGGTAtctgggggggtgggagagtgCGAGGAGGtag
- a CDS encoding uncharacterized protein (EggNog:ENOG503P25Y; COG:S): MRSIRPFLTHHLRLPPPPRLPHLLTPHDQKSYSSSPLPPPPLTNPESYLASARQKFVSQPPKIISATLTRSKADQLTLALEDANPAFRQSHGDFEDGDPLPQGYHMVYFEPKISSYQPMADGTDPYHFPGGPFARRMWVGGEVDFEREYMGCMLLGEGGKETKAECREWVESEGVEVKGGKVFVEVGREYFAVTGEEKVKVLTEKRRLVFLRPLEEELARQVERLRLGDKKAVERKKIKVPWRPFFSFSLRPDAQFLSLFSVLTSNTHRIHLDSKYARVEEGYKDVLVHGPLTLVLMLEGLASYLHKSGKEKRRWIKSMSYRNLAPLFKGDEVRVCGALAKSQGGGEGEEWVVWIEDIEGGLAVKGSATVVGRPVIGS; this comes from the coding sequence ATGCGCTCAATAcgccccttcctcacccaccacctccgcctccctccaccaccacggctCCCTCATCTTCTCACACCTCACGACCAAAAAtcatactcctcctcccctttaccaccgccaccactgACAAACCCCGAATCCTACCTCGCCTCCGCCCGTCAAAAGTTTGtctctcaaccccccaaaatcaTCTCAGCAACCCTCACCCGCTCAAAAGCAGACCAgctcaccctcgccctcgaaGACGCCAACCCCGCCTTTCGCCAATCGCATGGTGATTTCGAGGACGGTGACCCGCTTCCTCAGGGGTATCACATGGTTTACTTTGAACCTAAGATATCGTCTTACCAGCCGATGGCTGACGGGACAGACCCGTATCATTTCCCGGGGGGGCCTTTCGCAAGAAGGatgtgggttgggggggaggtagATTTTGAGAGGGAGTACATGGGGTGTATGTTGCTgggtgaaggggggaaggaaaCAAAGGCGGAGTGTAGGGAGTGGGTTGAgagtgagggggtggaggtgaagggggggaaggtttTTGtcgaggtggggagggagtattTTGCTGTGACaggggaagaaaaagtgAAGGTGCTGACagagaagaggaggctgGTGTTTTTGAggccgttggaggaggagctggcgcgGCAGGTTGAGAGACTGAGACTGGGTGACAAGAAGGCCGTGGAGAGGAAAAAGATCAAGGTTCCTTGGAGACcgtttttttccttttctcttaGGCCGGATGCCCAGTTTTTGTCGTTGTTTTCTGTCTTGACGAGCAATACTCATCGGATTCATCTTGATAGCAAGTAtgcgagggtggaggaggggtataAGGATGTGCTGGTTCATGGGCCTTTGAcgctggtgttgatgttggagggTCTTGCGTCTTATTTGCACAAGAGtggaaaggagaagaggaggtggataaAGAGTATGAGCTATAGGAACTTGGCGCCGCTGTTTAAGGGGGATGAAGTGAGGGTTTGTGGTGCTTTGGCCAAGAGtcaagggggtggggaaggggaggagtgggtggtttggattgaggatatcgagggggggttggcggtcAAGGGGAGTGCTACTGTTGTTGGTAGGCCGGTGATAGGGTCGTGA
- the PEX3 gene encoding peroxin (COG:U; EggNog:ENOG503NZ41) codes for MLAATKRWFRRNRTPLAIGAGVIGAGYVVTNYVLGKLQDARERMSSDRIAKENLRRRFEQNQEDCTFTVLALLPTATTNILEAMNTERITYEIQQMKGSAVARTKSIGSTSPPSLSAETDDDGRSMFSVSVTSDAGLQTSQLAVPTSIAAAISGDGNVPVDGAQEGDALSVPPKPKKTKRQLWNDLTISSITRAYTLLYTLSLLTMLTRIQLNLLGRRSYLSSVVSLATGSAQQTISLENNDDDGNNPEHYYGSDFEVNRRYLTFSWWLLNRGWVDVMQRVETAVRQVFGHLSPRDTVTIENFLQLTSNVRTLVEGSSPSSGVGTAWLRFLLPPEKLEDFVLRESGILDDSSPSPSPTGEDITPNSVQLRRLLDETADLIDSPTFSSVLTQILDAGFDTLKGQLAKDVVGVSTITEDMSGFTSRAVLLPKILSVLTRQAHDIGNGMPNRYLQAMEQVRDLEGFAAVVYSSNWQAEIAQDEELEVLQREQQRRNEIVAGGGVSGLVREEVRSPGLEGSTVVGGGDESVVVVGQDPQGSFEGAWERAVSPRR; via the exons ATGTTGGCCGCCACGAAGCGGTGGTTCCGCCGCAACCGAACACCTCTCGCCATCGGTGCTGGTGTTATCGGCGCCGGCTATGTTGTCACCAATTATGTCTTGGGCAAGCTCCAGGATGCGCGCGAGCGCATGAGCAGCGATCGCATCGCCAAGGAGAA TCTGCGACGACGATTCGAACAAAACCAAGAGGACTGCACCTTCAccgtcctcgccctcctaCCTACCGCCACGACAAACATCCTCGAGGCGATGAACACAGAGAGAATCACATATGAAATCCAACAGATGAAAGGCTCTGCCGTAGCCAGGACGAAGAGCATCGGGTCAACAAGTCCACCCAGCCTTTCCGCAGAGACAGATGACGATGGAAGGAGCATGTTCAGCGTCAGTGTCACAAGTGACGCCGGCCTACAAACAAGTCAGCTTGCTGTCCCAACTTCCATAGCAGCTGCCATCTCAGGGGACGGCAATGTCCCTGTCGACGGTGCCCAAGAAGGCGATGCCCTTTCAGtaccccccaaaccaaaaaagacTAAAAGGCAACTCTGGAATGACCTCACCATTAGCT CCATCACCCGAGCCTACACCCTCCTCTACACGCTCTCCCTCCTAACCATGCTAACCCGCATTCaactcaacctcctcggccgccgcTCCTACCTTTCCTCGGTCGTCTCCCTCGCCACCGGCTCCGCCCAGCAAACCATCTCCCTCGaaaacaacgacgacgacggcaacaATCCCGAGCACTATTATGGTTCCGACTTTGAAGTCAACCGCCGCTACCTCACCTTCTCCTGGTGGCTTCTCAACCGCGGCTGGGTAGACGTCATGCAGCGTGTAGAGACTGCCGTCCGCCAGGTCTTTggccacctctccccccgCGACACCGTTACAATCGAGAACTTCCTCCAACTCACCTCCAACGTCAGAACCCTTGTGGAAggctcctctccctcctcaggGGTGGGCACAGCTTGGCTCAggttcctcctccctcccgaAAAGCTTGAGGATTTCGTCCTTCGCGAATCAGGCATCTTGGATgactcctccccgtccccatccccaactgGCGAAGACATCACCCCTAACTCAGTCCAATTACGCCGGTTGTTGGATGAGACAGCCGACCTAATCGACTCCCCCACCTTCTCCAGCGTTCTAACTCAGATCCTCGACGCGGGCTTTGATACTCTCAAGGGGCAGCTGGCCAAGGATGTGGTGGGTGTGTCAACCATAACAGAGGACATGTCCGGCTTCACGTCAAGAGCGGTGCTTCTTCCCAAGATCCTCTCCGTGCTTACGAGGCAGGCGCACGATATTGGGAATGGGATGCCGAACCGGTACTTGCAGGCGATGGAGCAGGTGAGGGATTTGGAGGGTTTTGCTGCGGTGGTGTATTCTTCCAATTGGCAAGCGGAGATCGCGCAGgatgaggagttggaggtgcTGCAGAGGGAGCAGCAGAGGAGAAATGAGATCGTCGCTGGGGGTGGCGTAAGTGGTcttgtgagggaggaggtcaGATCACCTGGGTTGGAAGGGTCAACCGttgtggggggtggtgatgagagtgttgttgtcgttgggCAAGATCCGCAGGGGAGTTTTGAGGGGGCGTGGGAACGGGCTGTGAGTCCGCGGAGGTAG
- a CDS encoding uncharacterized protein (COG:S; EggNog:ENOG503NVUK) translates to MNAEGPPEFLLEAFADPNTVRDVVRGILHTIFFMRFFQSIQAATATRDCLGIDLAYVPDSAIETLIDQRATSLARQLDAERPSGGGGRGQITVQFFEKKRRKGTWFGAGDELCWERWTIKITVAEPKTESDRAKVRKATETTLRSTVFKIMTCVTGHMDHIPPITESNVNPFPYRIYIGNPPSNQQSPSSQQKAATAAAGVGARVDAVAGGWAKKMGIY, encoded by the exons ATGAACGCGGAGGGCCCGCCCGAGTTTCTGCTCGAAGCATTCGCCGACCCTAACACGGTGCGGGATGTTGTTCGCG GTATTCTGCACACCATATTCTTTATGCGTTTCTTCCAGTCCATCCAGGCTGCCACAGCCACACGCGACTGTCTCGGGATCGACCTCGCCTACGTTCCCGACTCCGCAATCGAGACGCTGATCGACCAGCGCGCAACATCACTCGCACGACAACTAGACGCTGAGCGCCCATcaggaggaggtggccgCGGTCAGATCACTGTTCAGTTCTTTGAGAAGAAGCGTCGTAAGGGGACCTGGTTCGGGGCCGGCGATGAGCTCTGCTGGGAGAGGTGGACCATCAAAATTACCGTCGCTGAACCCAAGACGGAGAGTG ACCGTGCTAAGGTCCGGAAAGCAACCGAAACCACGCTCCGCTCTACCGTCTTCAAGATCATGACCTGTGTGACCGGCCACATGGACCACATCCCTCCCATCACCGAGTCCAACGTCAACCCCTTCCCGTACCGCATTTACATTGGTAATCCTCCAAGTAATCAGCAATCACCATCATCGCAACAAAAGGCTGccacggctgctgctggagtcGGAGCTAGAGTCGACGCTGTAGCGGGTGGCTGGGCAAAGAAGATGGGGATCTATTAG